One region of Salvelinus sp. IW2-2015 linkage group LG6.1, ASM291031v2, whole genome shotgun sequence genomic DNA includes:
- the LOC111964901 gene encoding LOW QUALITY PROTEIN: uroplakin-1a-like (The sequence of the model RefSeq protein was modified relative to this genomic sequence to represent the inferred CDS: inserted 1 base in 1 codon), whose translation MADGKGFTCLMVILILGNIFGAAAGLALCALAIWVAVDEYKLYPISSVSGKDDIFAGAWIAIFTGFAFFCMCVFGILAAAKKSRALMLTYLILMLIIYIFECASCITAVTHRDYLVGNSNLVKKQMLKYYAADGDSGSRITLTWNKVMKEVECCGTDXPVDWIEYNSTFREKFGTDYPWPTHCCKRKNNYEVVNIEACKNGQNTTMFTKGCFNHIESVFSRYTWAISWYGFAVLMFMFWLLILAMVYYLML comes from the exons ATGGCTGATGGAAAGGGATTCACCTGTCTTATGGTCATTCTCATCCTGGGGAATATATTTGGAGCT GCAGCAggtcttgccctttgtgctctGGCCATCTGGGTTGCAGTAGATGAATACAAGCTCTACCCTATATCTAGTGTGTCGGGGAAAGATGACATCTTTGCCGGGGCCTGGATTGCCATTTTCACAGGCTTTGCCTTCTTCTGCATGTGTGTCTTTGGTATCTTGGCTGCTGCGAAGAAGAGCCGTGCCTTAATGCTAACA TATCTGATCCTGATGTTGATCATCTACATATTTGAGTGTGCCTCGTGTATCACTGCAGTCACCCACAGAGACTAT CTGGTTGGAAACAGTAATCTGGTGAAGAAGCAGATGCTGAAGTACTATGCAGCCGACGGTGACTCTGGCAGTCGGATCACACTGACATGGAACAAAGTGATGAAAGAG GTGGAGTGTTGTGGAACAG GGCCAGTGGACTGGATAGAGTACAACTCCACCTTCAGGGAGAAGTTTGGTACAGACTACCCCTGGCCCACCCACTGCTGCAAGAGGAAGAACAACTACGAGGTGGTGAATATAGAGGCCTGCAAGAACGGCCAGAACACCACCATGTTCACTAAG GGCTGCTTCAACCACATTGAGTCTGTGTTCAGTCGATATACATGGGCTATCAGCTGGTATGGTTTCGCTGTGCTAATGTTTATG TTCTGGCTGTTGATCCTGGCCATGGTGTACTACCTGATGCTATGA